The Fluviicola sp. genome contains a region encoding:
- a CDS encoding phosphatase PAP2 family protein — MKIVSKILSWLFLPLLAPVYAVVIAMYTESWEADFYQGDSLFSLDERAKEFFLYLFTSFSFLAPALTVLFLQTRGSVTTVMMEKRTERIIPAIMTVLFGISLLAILLFKVPHNLPGARFIFGLSFGSLIAVVVCTALTFRWKVSLHAAGMGILTGFLYMYYSKMLIFPMWILMLAFIASGIVMSARMYLKLHSLSQLVIGFAIGFAGLVLGIQFFFRYY; from the coding sequence ATGAAAATCGTTTCCAAGATTCTGTCCTGGCTTTTCCTGCCGCTTTTAGCCCCGGTTTACGCTGTGGTAATAGCCATGTATACGGAGAGCTGGGAAGCCGATTTTTACCAGGGAGACAGTTTATTTTCACTGGATGAACGTGCCAAGGAATTTTTCCTGTACCTGTTCACCTCTTTTTCATTCCTGGCACCCGCATTAACGGTTTTATTTCTTCAAACAAGAGGTTCTGTAACCACTGTAATGATGGAAAAACGCACAGAACGGATCATCCCGGCTATCATGACGGTTCTGTTCGGGATTTCTTTATTGGCGATCCTGCTGTTCAAAGTTCCTCATAACCTTCCCGGTGCACGCTTTATTTTTGGCCTGTCATTCGGTTCTTTGATAGCTGTAGTTGTTTGTACGGCCCTTACTTTTCGCTGGAAAGTTTCTTTGCATGCCGCCGGAATGGGAATCTTAACCGGTTTTCTCTACATGTATTACAGCAAAATGCTCATCTTCCCGATGTGGATTCTTATGCTTGCTTTTATTGCCAGCGGAATCGTGATGTCGGCAAGGATGTACCTGAAACTCCATAGTTTATCCCAATTGGTGATAGGGTTCGCCATTGGTTTTGCCGGCCTCGTGTTGGGAATCCAATTTTTCTTCCGGTATTATTAG